A genomic region of Metopolophium dirhodum isolate CAU chromosome 1, ASM1992520v1, whole genome shotgun sequence contains the following coding sequences:
- the LOC132933787 gene encoding uncharacterized protein LOC132933787: MNTRTECSPRIIKRIISKEKTDEASKYDFYRQINHLCIIKLDNEADKLNYSSWLTRLDSDTSDLKMHLIKILFVSLRSDKAFQMFLRPPPDDLKDLELRSDNTMDMVKWLQDHNIVDETLTNEQKKQEIIHKRSAAVATNLRSYTTLKTSPYFVQSFYVRSDWPIYTWYNPSSIRVPTNHDHNQWELFLNRFQIVTDDKDSSIKHKNECDDIIPIDQISKEVETVFNWHPWSILTSEENRPKRTPGSIAIDVDISSQQCNQKQIDEAALAIVFCKEFPGNKIVSRRMYYDTLIPDAKFIFKMTGVTLVDYSNVKLKEAEKLPFTCELKDYKRAAKNICDVKKEKTVCPCEKPMMTIPCRKSIESTCPNEQLAKKASMVHNQSDCNQNSTKLECKSKSKCLKRNVKKTKSVEPCKFPKDDDDGCPPDVVDDCNNESKEKRIRSTVLNAGGSSSFNDSSTCDWTVSCSTESISTREPERARSGGNVDCASALSDQVAPVETENRKSASPLHCSCSGLQRTAATPPRHSPRTAAESVRKPPREHHRGRRELGHHDGANSERTAGNGGRADAPIYGSGRRREQRTSTPEPPRPHGHGRRVGQRPCTAKDLQNRSCPAPFAQSCRLLPSSELAEHRPPTAPRRPDTSAAALSSCSDRRRGGLSQQQQHEPAGPSGDNRSDTAWDPDAGGSYSAFSATIRSRPSTPLPANDYHGTAAAAAAISGDNDDLSDDCDDSGEASRDWSAEILPEVDRCLSWTRVMWTNNRLDDDNNNNNNNNDYGDTAGSLQSTSSAASFDGSVEMRRTDDFLQVSTTDDDRYPSDDDVSLQREDAASAPGSSNTWPWSSSSTGDSRSGPRVREFGDVGAPDRYDDGTSRSSDGGNASAGPDDDYRGGFETDDDDDGACAAPLQSRRNY, encoded by the exons ATGAATACTCGTACCGAATGTTCGCCAAGAATTATAAAAAGGATAATCTCCAAAGAAAAGACAGACGAGGcatcaaaatatgatttttaccGACAAATTAACCATTTATGCATCATCAAGCTGGACAATGAAGcag ACAAATTGAATTATTCTTCGTGGTTAACTAGATTGGATAGTGACACTTCAGATTTAAAAATGCATCTTATCAAAATCTTATTTGTATCGTTGAGGAGTGATAAAgcttttcaaatgtttttaagaCCCCCACCCGATGATCTCAAAGATTTAGAGTTGCGGTCTGATAATACA ATGGATATGGTTAAATGGTTACAAGATCATAATATAGTCGATGAAACGTTAACTAACGAGCAGAAAAAACAAGAGATTATACACAAACGTTCTGCAGCCGTAGCTACAAATTTGCGTTCTTACACAACGCTCAAAACTTCACCATACTTTGTTCAATCGTTCTACGTAAGGTCAGATTGGCCAATTTATACATGGTATAATCCATCGTCTATTCGAGTGCCGACTAACCATGATCATAACCAATGGGAACTATTCCTAAATCGTTTTCAAATTGTAACCGA tgATAAAGATTCCAGCATTAAACACAAAAACGa atgCGATGATATTATTCCAATTGATCAAATATCAAAAGAAGTGGAGACCGTTTTTAATTGGCATCCTTGGAGTATACTGACTAGTGAAGAAAATAGACCCAAACGAACACCAGGTTCTATTGCGATTGATGT AGATATATCAAGCCAACAATGTAACCAAAAGCAAATAGACGAAGCTGCATTGGCAATAGTGTTTTGTAAAGAATTCCCTGGTAATAAGATTGTAAGCCGAAGAATGTATTATGATACACTGATTCCGGAcgcgaaatttatttttaaaatgacgGGTGTAACGTTAGTCGATTATTCCAATGTTAAGTTAAAAGAAGCCGAAAAGCTACCATTTACTTGCGAATTAAAAGACTATAAACGGGCTGCGAAAAACATCTGCGATGTCAAAAAAGAAAAGACAGTGTGTCCGTGTGAAAAACCAATGATGACTATTCCTTGCAGAAAATCAATTGAGTCGACATGCCCAAACGAACAATTGGCAAAAAAGGCGAGCATGGTGCACAACCAGAGCGATTGTAACCAGAACTCGACGAAGCTGGAATGCAAGTCCAAATCGAAATGTCTGAAGAGGAATGTGAAGAAAACCAAGTCGGTGGAACCCTGTAAATTTCCcaaggacgacgacgacggctgcCCCCCAGACGTCGTCGACGATTGTAACAACGAGTCGAAAGAAAAGAGAATCCGTTCGACGGTATTGAACGCTGGCGGATCGTCGTCGTTCAACGACAGTTCGACTTGCGATTGGACCGTGTCTTGCAGCACCGAGTCGATATCGACGAGAGAACCCGAACGGGCCCGCAGCGGCGGCAACGTCGACTGCGCGTCCGCCTTGTCGGATCAAGTGGCTCCCGTCGAAACGGAAAACCGGAAAAGTGCATCGCCGCTGCACTGCAGCTGCAGCGGTTTGCAGCGGACGGCGGCCACGCCTCCACGCCACAGCCCGAGAACCGCCGCGGAGAGCGTCCGAAAACCGCCCCGAGAACATCACCGCGGTCGGCGTGAACTCGGCCATCACGACGGCGCGAACTCGGAACGGACCGCGGGGAACGGAGGACGGGCGGACGCGCCTATCTACGGCAGCGGTCGGCGAAGAGAGCAGAGGACGAGCACCCCGGAGCCCCCGAGACCCCATGGCCACGGCCGCAGGGTAGGACAGCGGCCGTGCACCGCCAAAGACCTGCAAAACCGGTCATGTCCGGCACCGTTTGCGCAAAGCTGCAGG TTGCTGCCCAGCTCTGAGTTGGCGGAACATCGGCCGCCGACCGCGCCGAGGCGGCCCGACACTTCGGCGGCGGCGCTGTCGTCGTGTTCGGACAGGAGACGCGGCGGCCTGTCACAGCAACAGCAACACGAACCTGCCGGGCCAAGCGGCGACAACAGATCCGACACGGCTTGGGATCCGGACGCGGGCGGCAGCTATTCCGCGTTCTCTGCGACAATACGCTCGCGGCCGTCGACGCCGTTGCCGGCCAACGATTATCAcggcaccgccgccgccgcggccgCCATCAGCGGCGACAACGACGACCTGTCGGACGACTGCGACGACTCCGGCGAGGCGAGCCGCGATTGGTCCGCCGAAATACTGCCCGAGGTCGATCGATGTCTGTCGTGGACCAGGGTCATGTGGACCAATAACCGGTTAgacgacgacaacaacaacaacaacaacaacaacgactaCGGCGACACCGCGGGTTCGCTGCAGTCCACGTCGTCGGCCGCGTCGTTCGACGGTTCGGTTGAAATGCGTCGGACGGACGACTTTCTGCAGGTGTCGACGACCGACGACGACCGATATCCGAGCGACGACGACGTCAGCCTGCAGCGCGAGGACGCCGCGAGCGCGCCGGGCTCTTCGAACACCTGGCcttggtcgtcgtcgtcgacgggCGACTCGAGGAGCGGCCCGCGAGTTCGGGAATTCGGTGACGTCGGAGCCCCGGACCGGTACGACGACGGCACGTCCCGTTCGTCGGACGGCGGTAACGCGTCCGCGGGACCGGACGACGATTACCGCGGAGGATTCGAAacggacgacgacgatgacggcgCGTGCGCGGCTCCGCTGCAGAGCCGTAGGAATTATTGA